A genomic window from Halomonas sp. LR3S48 includes:
- a CDS encoding type I secretion system permease/ATPase, with protein MSLCRSALLWVAGFSLFINLLMLTPALYMLQVYDRVIASGSKETLLMLTLVAIFLLAVMLGMELVRSRLLVRAGNHLDTLVSRRLYRAMFRRGLASTDEGGGQPLDDLRTVRQFISGSGLFAFFDAPWVPIYLAILFIFDVWFGVFATGAGSLLLGLAIINEKASKRLLAEAGHEHIRAQAQVGSNLRNAEVLHAMGMLSSIMQRWEARHVTALVKQSQASDRSSGLSNLSKGLRILAQSMILGLGALLVLEASITPGMMIAASIILGRALAPIDQMIGSWKSFVGFRDAYHRLDVLFLDVPAETRRLSLPAPKGEVAVEALTLVPPGAVKPVLRELDFRVARGEHVGIIGPSAAGKTTLARALLGVWPPESGAVRLDGADLRHWNRDELGPHIGYLPQDIELFDGTISENIARFDEADDTQVVAAAKKAGVHEMILRLPEGYETRIGTAGGSLSRGQRQRIGLARALYGRPVLVVLDEPNANLDDAGERALAEALRQLKAEGTTLFVISHRRSVLADVDKLMVLGDGQLRLLGPRDEVLARIAAPRPSQAMPSKASRPGRSHDGLAAGVAVT; from the coding sequence ATGAGCCTTTGTCGGTCCGCTCTGCTATGGGTGGCAGGCTTCAGCCTGTTCATCAATCTGCTGATGCTGACGCCGGCGCTGTACATGTTGCAGGTCTACGATCGGGTCATTGCCAGTGGCAGCAAGGAAACCCTGCTCATGCTGACCCTGGTGGCGATTTTCCTGCTGGCGGTCATGTTGGGGATGGAACTGGTGCGCTCACGGTTGCTGGTAAGGGCGGGCAACCATCTCGACACGCTGGTGAGCCGCCGTCTGTATCGCGCCATGTTCCGCCGTGGCCTGGCGTCAACGGATGAGGGGGGCGGCCAGCCGCTCGACGATCTCAGGACGGTGCGTCAGTTCATTTCGGGCAGTGGCCTGTTCGCCTTCTTCGACGCGCCCTGGGTGCCTATCTACCTGGCCATTCTGTTCATATTCGACGTCTGGTTCGGGGTCTTCGCGACCGGCGCCGGGTCGCTGCTGCTGGGGCTGGCGATCATCAACGAGAAGGCCTCCAAGCGCCTGCTGGCCGAAGCCGGGCACGAGCACATACGGGCGCAGGCGCAGGTTGGCAGCAACCTGCGCAACGCCGAGGTCCTGCATGCCATGGGCATGCTGTCGTCGATCATGCAGCGCTGGGAAGCACGCCACGTGACGGCACTGGTCAAGCAGTCCCAGGCCAGCGATCGCAGCAGTGGGTTGAGCAATCTGTCCAAGGGGCTGCGCATCCTGGCGCAATCGATGATCCTGGGGCTGGGTGCGCTATTGGTGCTGGAGGCGAGCATTACACCGGGCATGATGATCGCCGCTTCGATCATCTTGGGGCGGGCGCTGGCGCCCATCGACCAGATGATCGGCAGTTGGAAGAGCTTCGTCGGTTTCCGGGACGCCTATCATCGGCTCGATGTGCTGTTCCTTGACGTGCCGGCTGAGACGCGTCGCTTGTCGCTGCCCGCACCCAAGGGAGAGGTCGCGGTCGAGGCACTGACGCTGGTGCCGCCGGGGGCCGTGAAACCAGTCCTGCGCGAACTCGACTTTCGGGTCGCGCGCGGTGAGCACGTCGGCATCATCGGGCCGAGTGCGGCGGGCAAGACCACGCTGGCGCGCGCCCTGCTGGGCGTGTGGCCGCCCGAATCGGGGGCGGTCCGGCTCGACGGCGCCGACCTGCGACACTGGAACCGAGACGAGCTGGGTCCGCATATCGGTTATCTGCCCCAGGACATCGAGCTGTTCGATGGCACGATCAGCGAGAACATTGCCCGCTTCGACGAGGCCGACGACACGCAAGTGGTAGCGGCGGCGAAGAAGGCGGGGGTGCATGAGATGATCCTGCGACTGCCCGAGGGCTACGAGACGCGTATCGGGACCGCCGGCGGCTCGCTCTCGCGCGGGCAGCGTCAGCGCATCGGCCTGGCGCGAGCGCTTTACGGAAGGCCCGTGCTCGTCGTGCTCGACGAACCCAACGCCAATCTAGACGATGCCGGCGAGCGGGCGCTGGCCGAGGCGCTGCGCCAGCTCAAGGCGGAAGGGACGACGCTGTTCGTGATCAGCCATCGGCGCAGCGTGCTGGCCGACGTCGACAAGCTGATGGTACTCGGTGACGGGCAGCTCCGCTTGCTGGGGCCTCGTGACGAGGTGCTGGCGCGTATCGCTGCGCCGAGGCCCAGTCAGGCGATGCCGAGCAAGGCATCGCGACCCGGAAGGTCCCATGACGGGTTGGCGGCAGGAGTTGCTGTTACATGA
- a CDS encoding HlyD family type I secretion periplasmic adaptor subunit, whose amino-acid sequence MNGEDTGPLSEAPLPIDGRRYRRLGLFILLVAFGGFGGWALAANLAIAVVAPGKVSVASFKKTVQHYEGGIVREIRVTDGDHVEAGDVLVVLDNTRAASQLQVARTQYLINRASEVRLTAELAEEATLTFPEELRESDSQRVSEVLAVQQGLFFSRRQSLHGTLETLDQQAHQYEEQREGLKALLEYNRQQIASLREEADDLRSLFERGHGDRQRLRELERDILELEGEAAQQQSDIARIAAQISENELQKQVHRQEFQAQAGEQLRDVQERISDAEERITALSDEVRRTTVTAPVAGTVVGLQLHTLGAVIGAGDPILDIVPSDEGFVVEARVPVGDVDSLYVGQSAEIRFSAFNQGLTHVVAGEVTHVSADSFEDESTGRDYYRARVRVTDEGREEMTSDMRLLAGMPAEVMIHTGERTFASYLIKPIGDVLARAMRD is encoded by the coding sequence ATGAATGGCGAAGACACCGGGCCCCTGAGCGAGGCGCCGTTGCCCATCGATGGGCGTCGCTATCGTCGCTTGGGCCTGTTCATCCTGCTGGTCGCCTTCGGCGGGTTCGGTGGCTGGGCACTGGCCGCCAATCTGGCGATTGCCGTCGTGGCTCCCGGCAAGGTCTCGGTCGCCTCGTTCAAGAAGACGGTACAGCACTATGAGGGCGGCATCGTCAGGGAGATTCGCGTGACCGACGGCGATCATGTCGAAGCCGGCGATGTGCTGGTGGTGCTCGACAACACCCGTGCCGCGTCGCAGCTTCAGGTGGCGAGAACGCAATACCTGATCAACCGGGCCAGCGAAGTGCGCCTGACCGCCGAGCTCGCCGAGGAGGCGACCCTGACATTTCCCGAGGAACTGCGGGAGAGCGACTCCCAGCGTGTCAGCGAGGTGCTGGCGGTGCAGCAAGGCCTGTTCTTCTCGCGGCGGCAGTCACTGCACGGCACTCTCGAGACGCTCGACCAGCAAGCGCACCAATACGAGGAGCAGCGTGAGGGCCTGAAGGCACTGCTGGAGTACAACCGGCAACAGATCGCCTCGCTGCGCGAGGAGGCGGACGATCTGCGCAGTTTGTTCGAGCGTGGCCACGGCGATCGACAACGCCTGCGTGAGCTGGAGCGCGACATCCTCGAACTCGAAGGGGAAGCCGCCCAGCAGCAGTCCGATATCGCCCGCATCGCGGCGCAGATCAGCGAGAACGAGCTGCAAAAGCAGGTTCACCGGCAGGAATTCCAGGCGCAGGCCGGCGAGCAGCTGCGCGACGTCCAGGAGCGTATCAGCGATGCCGAGGAGCGAATCACGGCGCTGTCCGACGAGGTGCGCCGCACCACGGTGACCGCGCCGGTGGCGGGAACCGTGGTCGGCCTGCAATTGCATACGCTCGGGGCGGTGATCGGTGCGGGCGATCCGATCCTGGATATCGTGCCCAGCGACGAGGGCTTCGTGGTCGAGGCGCGGGTGCCTGTCGGTGATGTCGACAGCCTGTATGTCGGGCAGTCGGCGGAAATTCGCTTCAGCGCCTTCAACCAGGGGCTCACCCACGTCGTCGCCGGCGAGGTGACCCATGTCTCGGCCGACAGCTTCGAGGACGAGAGCACCGGGCGTGACTACTATCGGGCCCGGGTGCGGGTTACCGACGAGGGGCGCGAGGAGATGACCTCCGACATGCGATTGCTCGCAGGTATGCCGGCCGAGGTCATGATTCATACCGGCGAGCGCACCTTCGCCAGTTACCTGATCAAGCCGATTGGCGATGTGTTGGCCAGGGCCATGCGCGACTAG
- a CDS encoding urea carboxylase-associated family protein, whose translation MTQVPAAYQATRGSVLDVDRDFYARLTDPDARERVDSLVVPIRDGRAWKVPAGHVMRLSTLEGPQVGDFNLWNLHNPRERFWASRTRQLQRAHVSTFDRLWSTLPYLRPMATIIDDTLANYGVDGSGMDEQGGRVHDLLGTRCDPYVNRLLTGEDFDHHCHSNLVRAVRPHGLTEFDVHDVLNVFQCTGLNDDDQYFMKACPAREGDYLELFAEIDLLCALSCCPGGDLSVDLWGPNASDPLLTCHPIGVEVFRLDEALLEGWRSPEPSPYAGGHGLQGPAIDWDAEKRRRGL comes from the coding sequence ATGACCCAGGTTCCCGCCGCCTATCAGGCGACCCGAGGCTCGGTCCTCGACGTCGACCGGGATTTCTACGCGCGCTTGACTGACCCGGATGCCCGCGAGCGGGTCGATTCGCTGGTCGTGCCGATCCGAGATGGCCGAGCGTGGAAAGTGCCCGCGGGCCACGTGATGCGGCTCTCCACCCTGGAGGGACCCCAGGTCGGCGACTTCAATCTGTGGAACCTGCACAATCCTCGCGAGCGCTTCTGGGCCTCGCGCACCCGCCAGCTGCAGCGTGCCCATGTCTCCACCTTCGACCGCCTGTGGTCGACGCTGCCCTACCTGCGCCCCATGGCGACGATCATCGACGATACCCTGGCGAACTATGGGGTCGATGGTAGCGGCATGGACGAGCAGGGCGGCCGCGTGCACGACCTGTTGGGCACCCGCTGCGACCCCTACGTCAACCGTCTGCTGACCGGGGAGGACTTCGACCACCACTGCCACTCCAACCTGGTGCGTGCGGTACGGCCGCATGGCCTCACCGAGTTCGACGTGCACGACGTTCTCAACGTCTTCCAGTGCACGGGGCTCAACGACGACGATCAGTACTTCATGAAGGCCTGTCCGGCACGGGAGGGCGACTACCTCGAGCTGTTCGCCGAGATCGACCTGCTGTGCGCGCTGTCGTGCTGCCCGGGAGGGGATCTTTCAGTGGACCTGTGGGGCCCCAACGCCAGCGATCCGCTGCTGACCTGCCATCCCATCGGCGTGGAGGTGTTTCGCCTGGATGAGGCGTTGCTGGAAGGCTGGCGGTCACCCGAGCCGTCACCCTATGCCGGCGGTCACGGTCTGCAGGGGCCTGCCATCGATTGGGATGCCGAGAAGCGGCGACGCGGCCTCTGA
- a CDS encoding CopG family transcriptional regulator: MSVHELRRKTGDSSEKITINLGVVDLGQIDLLVQEGFYSNRTDLIRTAIRNQLSTHAEVVKETVTRKAFVLGLEHYSRTDLEALQSAGETLQIQVLGMASIADDVSPELARATIESVVVLGALHASKAVKAALADRIH; encoded by the coding sequence ATGAGCGTGCATGAGCTGCGCCGCAAGACCGGTGATTCCAGTGAGAAGATCACCATCAACCTGGGAGTCGTCGACCTGGGGCAGATCGATCTGCTGGTCCAGGAAGGGTTCTATTCCAATCGCACCGATCTGATCCGCACGGCCATCCGTAACCAGCTGTCGACCCATGCCGAGGTGGTCAAGGAAACCGTGACGCGCAAGGCCTTCGTGCTGGGGCTCGAGCATTACAGCCGCACGGACCTGGAAGCGCTGCAGTCGGCGGGAGAGACATTGCAGATTCAGGTCCTGGGCATGGCCAGCATTGCCGACGACGTATCGCCGGAGCTGGCCCGCGCCACCATCGAGTCGGTGGTGGTCTTGGGCGCCCTGCATGCCAGCAAGGCGGTCAAGGCGGCCCTGGCGGATCGAATCCACTGA
- a CDS encoding alpha/beta hydrolase family esterase — translation MIDTRRMEEATRLTRAGKLHEAMAILQGTMSGGAGGTGGEEAWHASDSGRNTFEGTCRVIDEEVSVSKPASAESGSQRTGASSAWGPPPSAFGHTRQAASGTMPGGEIGLPSAWRDKWHQWRDSMAQPEQARGSSETALAGAFTTGCFTNRAGSREYKLYLPSGYHGQALPLVVMLHGCTQNPDDFAAGTTMNRLAEEQGVCVLYPAQPVTANSNKCWNWFKAEDQQRDGGEPAILAGMTRQVIDTYGLDASRVYVAGLSAGGAMATTLAMTYPDLYAAVGVHSGLPHGVARSLPDALGAMQGGAGPMANASSARVSASLSRVPAIVFHGDRDTTVHPSNADRVAAQYAASRAAGEVENGRKGSAGKTVERGQVPHGYAYTQTRHQDADGRSCLEQWVIHGAGHAWSGGDARGSYTDPKGPDAAKEMLRFFNAHAKASP, via the coding sequence ATGATCGACACGCGACGAATGGAAGAAGCGACGCGGCTCACTCGCGCCGGGAAGCTGCATGAGGCCATGGCCATACTCCAGGGCACGATGTCCGGAGGGGCGGGCGGAACGGGGGGCGAGGAAGCGTGGCATGCCTCCGACTCTGGGCGTAACACCTTCGAGGGAACCTGCCGGGTCATTGACGAGGAGGTATCGGTGTCGAAGCCGGCGTCTGCCGAGTCGGGCTCGCAGCGGACAGGTGCATCGTCAGCGTGGGGCCCGCCTCCCTCGGCGTTTGGCCATACCCGACAGGCGGCCTCCGGGACTATGCCGGGCGGTGAGATCGGGCTGCCTTCTGCCTGGCGCGACAAGTGGCACCAGTGGCGTGATTCCATGGCCCAGCCCGAGCAGGCTCGGGGCTCCAGCGAGACAGCGCTGGCCGGCGCTTTCACCACGGGTTGCTTTACCAACCGTGCCGGCTCGCGCGAGTACAAGCTGTATCTGCCCAGCGGCTATCACGGCCAGGCACTACCGCTGGTGGTGATGCTGCATGGCTGCACGCAGAACCCCGATGACTTCGCCGCCGGGACCACCATGAATCGGCTGGCCGAAGAGCAAGGGGTTTGCGTGCTCTATCCGGCCCAACCGGTGACCGCCAACAGTAACAAGTGCTGGAACTGGTTCAAGGCCGAAGACCAGCAGCGCGATGGAGGTGAGCCGGCGATCCTTGCCGGCATGACCCGCCAGGTCATCGACACGTACGGGCTCGATGCGAGCCGGGTCTATGTCGCAGGCCTATCGGCCGGTGGCGCCATGGCAACAACACTGGCGATGACCTATCCGGACCTCTATGCGGCGGTGGGCGTGCACTCCGGGCTGCCTCACGGCGTGGCGCGAAGTCTCCCCGATGCATTGGGGGCGATGCAGGGCGGCGCAGGCCCCATGGCCAACGCCTCATCGGCACGAGTGTCTGCATCGTTGTCGCGGGTGCCCGCCATCGTCTTCCACGGTGATCGCGACACCACGGTGCATCCCAGCAACGCGGATCGCGTCGCCGCTCAGTACGCCGCCTCGCGTGCGGCTGGAGAGGTGGAAAACGGCCGTAAGGGCAGTGCCGGGAAGACGGTGGAGCGGGGGCAGGTCCCCCATGGCTACGCCTATACGCAAACCCGCCATCAGGATGCGGATGGGCGGTCATGCCTTGAGCAGTGGGTGATCCACGGTGCCGGCCATGCCTGGTCGGGTGGCGATGCGCGCGGCTCCTACACGGATCCCAAGGGTCCCGATGCGGCCAAGGAGATGCTGCGAT